The Oncorhynchus keta strain PuntledgeMale-10-30-2019 chromosome 28, Oket_V2, whole genome shotgun sequence DNA segment ATTAAGAACAGAATAATGTTATGGCTCATAACTACTGATTAAAACTGTCCTTCAAAATAATGGATTCTACTCAAGAAAACAGAGGTATTATGTTCAATAGAAAGAGAGCCTTGTTATGTTCTCCAGAAACATTTGAGACTGCCTGTATAAACTACTTGAACAAGGTCCTGATAAATGTCATCATAAACCAATCAAATGAGAAGAGTTTAAAATACCTTGGAAAACACATAGAAGCTAGGAAGGGGGGCGGGGGTAGCTGGGTAGTTAACGTTAACTAGCGCTAGAGTAGGCTGTACCTGCGGCAAAACTCAGGCATTTCTCATCCTATtgtttgttctccatcttctttttaaaatggtgagccaacatgttttggGGCACTTTTATCTCAAAATTATCATGGCTCTCTTCAGCAGACATACTGTAGTGTGCAATACATTTGAAATATatatcgaatcgcaatacatattgtcagcacctaagtatcgtgaggtccctgacaattcccagccctagtatAAGAAGTTAGTCATAGTAAATGTGTCAGATGTAAAAGTGTTTTTTAATTCCATCTCAGAGAGACTTACATTTGAGAATTTGTGGCCGGCTAACATTGTATGAGCAAAATGTCATGCAATGTGTCATACCTTTAACATAGGAGGTGTTCTGGCATCATACATGAGAGGTCCCTTGAGTAGCTGCATGTCGTGTGTTGCGATGGTCGCAGTTGTCCTTTTACCACATAGGTCATCGTGAAGTTTGGTCTAAAATACAATAGGTAAGAGAAAGAGTGGTGAAAACGGAATAATGCAAAAGAGACTTGACAATCATATATTATGTTACATAGCCTATCGAGGATGGTGTCAATTTATGAGCTtgcacagtggtgtaaagtacttaagtaaaaatactttaaagtactaattAAGTAGTTTTGGGGTGCATCTGTACTTCacttttgccaacttttacttcactacattcctaaagaaaatgtagtttttactccatacattttccttgacaccgaAAAGTAGGaccaattcatgcacttatcaagagaacatccctggtcatccctactgcctctgatctggcagactcactaaacagagaacatccctggtcatccctactgcctctgatctggcagactcactaaacagagatcatccctggtcatccctactgcctctgatctggcagactcactaaacacaaatgcttagtttgtaaattatgttggagtgtgcctctgacaatatgtaaataaaacatttacacattgtgccatctggtttgcttaatataaggaatttgaaatgatttaattttatttttaatctTGATACTTAAGTcaatttaaaaccaaatacccaGTAAAAGTTTAAAAGTAACTTTCACTCGAGTCATTTTCTATCAAGGCATCTTTCCTTTTACTCAattatgacaattgagtactttttccaccactgagctTGAGTTTATTTTGTAGCGTGTTCTTAGTCTGTTTCTGCATTCACAAACTACTAGCCTACATAGTTTCCTTGCCAAATACCGCAACATAGAAGTTGACTAACGCAGAAACAGTCTGGTACCAAGGCTAACGTGTTCTCATCTCTGAACAGCATTACCTGCGCAACCAGGAACCTCTTGAGCGCATTCCCGGACTGGAAGTTCATGCCTCTGACCACACAGCACACCAAGTACGGCCTCACGTCCTTCAGTTCATTGGCCACCTTTACAGTGAATGCCCCTGGGTTGTCAGACACATGAAGCACTTTCACCACTAGCCGGTTCATCTCAtccacctcatcctcctcctcctcggtctTCTTCTTTTTCTGCTTGCGCTGCTTTTTGGTCTGGGTCTTCTCTGCGTTCCGGCCCCCGTCGGCCTTATCCCCATCGGCCTGCTTGCTGCCTTTGCCTTTCCCTCGGCCACCGGCCCGAAGGTAGTCCAGGATGGACTTGGTCTGGCAACCGTTGACCATCTTCTCCAGTCGCTTGTCTTTGAGTTTGTTTCCTTTGAAGTTGATCTCCTTCAGTTTGGAGCAGTCACTCAGCTCGTAGGGGATGTCACTGAGCTTGTTGTTGGATAGGTCCAAAACCTGAGGAAAATTGTATATTTATTACATTCAACTATGATAACAACATGAATTAAGATTAATAACCAAATGGGGTTTATCCTGGTCTCAGGTGTCTCACCATCGTTGAGGCCTTGTGCCAGGAAAATGTTAAGACAGTCTCAGGTTTAATACAATGTCGATAAGATTAACTGAGAACTACCCTGTCAATCATGACCATAATTCAGTAGGAATAGACTAGAAGTATTTATGAAGTCATGCACATTTTTGGTAGCAGTGAGATTATGGATTATTTCAAATACAAACTTTTAGAGCAGAGAGCTTGTGAACATCTCCACTCAGCTCTTCTATGGAATTCTCAGAGGCGATGACAGTGCTGAGGAGATCCAGGCGATAAAGGTCATCAGGGAACCGAGTGATGTCATTTTTGGAGATGTTGATGGTAGAGAGTTTCGTGCAACGACACAGTCCATCTGGTAGTGACTCGATGTTGTTGCAGCTCACGTTGAGTGTATTGAGATCGCTTAGCTGGGTTATCTCTTCAGGCAAATCTTTCAGGTTGTTAACTGAAATGTCGAGGACTTTCAGGGACTTCAGATTTCCAATGGTTTTTGGAATAGAGGAGAGCTTATTCCTACAAAGAATCAAGCTCGTAAGGGTGGTCAGATTTTGTATGTCTCCGTGAATCTCTGTCAAACTCGGACATTGGATGATTTCTAGGTAATTTAGGAGCTTGAGAGAATAGATTGCGGGACACAGACCTCCATTCGATGATATCTTTTCATCGATAACTGCACCTTGAAGGACCAGTTCGCGTCTTTTCTCTTTTGAGGCTTTCTCAATTTCTGGCCAACTCTCTTGACCATCCATGCTGCTACACCAGACCCGGAAAAGGAAAACTCATGCCACCCGGTAACACTTGAGCACAGACGCTTTAAGCCACCCGGTAACACTTGAGCACAAACGCTTAAACGACCCGGTAACACTTGAGCACATACACTTTAAAATGTCTATCTACCGAATGGAAGACGCAGTGAAATATGCATCGAGCAGTGGCGATGATATGCGCAGCGTACGTGCAGACTGGACGTAcgtaaattttttttttttttaattgattaAAAACTTCATGGACCACAGTCCTTCGCGGTGAGACGATGGTCCGGCACATGCGCACCTTAGCTTAGTAGTTGTTGTCAGTGGTGGTTATGGAGATGAAATGGGACTTGGGCAAGCTGTCAACATTTTTGTAATGTTCATGGTAAGATATCTTTGATATATTTGTGGTAACACTATACTTCAATAGGAAATACGTTGTATTCAAACGGTGGTTTTATTGTGCATCCGGTGTCACTATATTTATGTGAATTCAATGTGTTTTACGTTACCATTCTAAGTAGGAAcgagttagctaacgttagctagttacaaCAAGCTCGCTAGCCCTGTCTTTTACTCGCGCTGTCATCGCTCCAAGTTCATTCCTTCCCACCCCAGGGACGTCagaagcaagcaagcaagcaagcaagcaatgCAATTCCATATAGCTAACACGGAGTATTGAAATGTATGCTATTGAACTCATTTGTTTAGGGGCATAAATTTGATATTAAATGCCAGAATGATATGAAGATTAAATGGCAGAATGATATCCCAAGTTCACCTACACATCTAATATTGTGTCCATTGTAGAGTAGTGTAGCTGTCAAGGTTTATCTCAATCCCAGGGTGAATATTGCTGTCTGTCTTCCATGGTTTATGAGTATAGGTAGCTAGCTAATTACTGTGTCAATCTATTTGATAGTGAAAGGTGCTTCAGATGATATTCAGTTGTAGATTGTTATGTTTCTCCATATTTGAAATTGTGCAGCAGCAGGATGCCCCGGAAGATAGGATTCACCCTGGTCAGTTCCTCTGGTCACGAAGATAACTTCAGTGCCAAGGAGCTGATGGTCCATGCACCAACGGTCAATGGCTGGAGATCTGCCAGGtagacactctctctcacacacacactctctcatgtGCGCCTCCGCCATATGCAAGTGTCCCAAAGCCTCCGAAGGCCACTTTGACCAAGGCTGCAGGCTCCAGAGCAAAGTGATATCCTAACACACACTGCAATATGTTTGGAGTTTGTGCATTTTCATAGGTGGAATTTCAGGCTTGTTTTATTATTTAAATGTAGGACATGAATTGCGTCATTCAAGTCAGGAGTGTGCCCTGAAGTTGATGGGTTTATTGATCCCCTCACCACTCTTTTGAAGTTATCTTCTGAGTTTCGTCACCAACACGTGACAACTGAGGGTCCTCCAAACGAGTTTGTTGGGGCGAGGGGCTGGTTTGAgattcacacacgcacacactgcttTTGGATCTGTTTTTCAGTAATGTACTGTAAGGGCAGTACTAGAAGTACCAACCTCACTGTTTCTTTCCACAGGTTCTGTCCATACCCTCAGCAGGTCACTTTGCAGTTGCCAGAGCGGAGTCGGGTCCGTAAGCTGCAGCTGCTTGCCCACCAGTACCTGATCTCAGGCAAAATAGAGTTCCACATCGGGGACCGATTATTAGAAGCTGACTCACCTGGTCTCTCTGGGCACCTCCGCAGGCTAGGGTGAGTCAGTAGAACCAGCCAAAAGAGATGTCTGACCGACACAGACAAGGCACCAAAAGCAAGAAACTGAGCTGAAACATTGAGGGAGTATCTGAAGTCTTCTGatagaaaatgtgttttttttctgttgcaaaacattttgctatgGTGTACCCTAATGTATATGAGTCTGGCTTAGTTGGTTGTCATGTTTCTATGGAGCATGGTGCTGTGAACAGAAAGGTTGTTGGTTCAATTTCTACCTGACACACACATTGTAATGAATATAGATGCTGAACTTCATCATCTGTTATTTCTAAGTAACTATATTACTATTATGATATATAGGCCTACATTTTCATCATATTTACTGCTTTGTTGTTACAAGAAAGGTGCACAGTAATAGAAATTGATATGCAACCTTTGCCATAGGTATGTTTCTTTATCAGACAATGAGAAAACAGGCTTCAAAGCCCGGGAGCTGAAGTCTGTTCACGTGGATGCCATTGGAACATACCTCCGTATAACCTTTCACAGAAACCATGTCAACCGCTACAACCTTTACAACCAGGTACTCCACTATGAAGTCATAAAGTCATTCCCCTTAACCTGTTTATTTGACATACATACTACCACATTCATATCATTTTAtagtttatttgatttattttttcaTCGACTTTTGTTTATCATTTCAGGTTGCATTGGTTGCCATTAATGTTTTGGGAGATTCTTTGGATGGCACTGCTGTTGACACAATTGTAAGTGGTTGCTCTTTAATGTGTGTGAGTGTTCTGTCATGTTTAATGTTACTGTATATTTAAGGTGCAGTACTACTGTGAAACACCAGAATGCGCTGCTGTGCTAGTATTTGTGTGAGCCTGCCAACCTGAAGTAAATTTCTTGATAGGCTGCGCTAATAAAAACATCTATTTGATTTCATTACTTGTCCATAAGCATTTAACCCACAACGGTGAGTATGGCTACTAGAAccatatacacattatatacctaCATTGTTCTGCAGATAATCATCGTCGATATTTCTGAATATtgtggacttgcctagttaaataaagctaaaataatggataaagcgtctgctaaatggtatatattTTATTGGTGTTATGTGTTTCCATAATATGTATTTATGTATAGAGAAAATAGAAAAAACCCTTTTCCACTGTTTATATATTCAAACTGTGTGTTGGTGTATG contains these protein-coding regions:
- the LOC118360927 gene encoding leucine-rich repeat-containing protein 47-like: MDGQESWPEIEKASKEKRRELVLQGAVIDEKISSNGGLCPAIYSLKLLNYLEIIQCPSLTEIHGDIQNLTTLTSLILCRNKLSSIPKTIGNLKSLKVLDISVNNLKDLPEEITQLSDLNTLNVSCNNIESLPDGLCRCTKLSTINISKNDITRFPDDLYRLDLLSTVIASENSIEELSGDVHKLSALKVLDLSNNKLSDIPYELSDCSKLKEINFKGNKLKDKRLEKMVNGCQTKSILDYLRAGGRGKGKGSKQADGDKADGGRNAEKTQTKKQRKQKKKKTEEEEDEVDEMNRLVVKVLHVSDNPGAFTVKVANELKDVRPYLVCCVVRGMNFQSGNALKRFLVAQTKLHDDLCGKRTTATIATHDMQLLKGPLMYDARTPPMLKIVPLGRKEMTAVELMRQLQLEAEDQRKQRKRQNVSGLHKYLQLLDGKELYPCLVDAEDHVISFPPITNSEKTKIRKTTKELFLEVTSSTSLQICKDVMDALIVKMAELNKFTFEHREEAGSEGESDSPPVPASDDITSGELVIQQVRTVDPDGNLKVVYPSKTDLCTDVGDLNVVW